Within the Bacteroidia bacterium genome, the region TTTTTCCAGTTTATAAAAGGCTGCATGGCATTCATGTACTGCCCGTAACTGATGATCAGCATATTTCCATATTCACCCAGCGGTGTATACTGAATCTGGTAATCGTGATTCAGGAACTGGTTGCGGTAGATTTGGCTGAACTCCATTCCCTCCACCCTGTCATCGCCTGTGCGAACTAATGGATTCGATCCGTTGTTATCTACGCGTTTCACCCTTACCACTATCTCATCATACACACGAAGCACCTTCGTAACCGGATTATACTGGAAGGGATACAGCTGAACAGCCTGGCCCCTGACGTCACGCACAATATAGGGTTCACCCAGCGATCCTAATGTACCCGGAAAAAATGCGTTGTGTGAATAAACAACCCCCCGGTTAAACGGAACTTCTGAAGGATTCGTATTGCGCAAAAGAGTTCCTTTTGAAGGAGCGATTTCAATCCCCGTCAACTCCTTGTAACTGGTGGAAACTACTTCTAGTTCCGTATGTGAAAGGTCGCCTATGGCCAGAGAAAAAGTAACCTTTGGAAGGTTGGGGGCTCCTTTTACCAGCATGGGGGTGCCATTCTCTATCTGAATAATGTAGGCCAGACCCTGCGGAGTTTTCACTCCCTTCAGATCATATCCCTTCATGGTCAGCTTTACAATATCTCCTTCGGCAGACGAGGATAACAGTTCAACTCCCTGAGATTGCTTTCCTGCAAAAGCCAATGAGGCGCATGCAAGGAAAAAAGAAATCGTGAGTAGCCCTTTTTTCATATGAATTGGTCTTTGGTTACGACGAATGTACCAAACGGAAAAACAAAAACAAAGCTTATCTTTTCAATACAGGAGAGCGGGCAAATATAACTCGTTAATTATCAACGAATTAAATGAAATAATTAATCCTGTCGGAGTCTGTAATGCGGTTCAGAAAATTACTTCTTAAAGCCGGAGAAGTCTTTATGCTCCACCTTTTCAAGATCCTCTCTGCTCAGGGACTTAAAATAGGTGTACGTGATCTTGAGTCCCTCTGCGCGTTTAATCTTTGGTTCCCAGCCAAGAAGTTTTTTAGCCAGGGTGATATCCGGTTGTCTCTGCCTGGGGTCGTCCGTGGGAAGAGGCCGGCTCACCAGTTTTTGAGTAGTTCCTGTAAGACGGATTATTTCCTCTCCGAAATCACGAATAGAAATTTCATCGGGATTTCCAATGTTCACCGGGCCTGAATAATCGGAGAGCAGGAGGCGATAGATTCCTTCTACGAGGTCATCCACATAACAAAAGGATCTCGTTTGCGATCCGTCGCCGAACATAGTCAGATCTTCTCCTCTGAGCGCCTGTCCGATAAATGCGGGAAGCACCCGGCCGTCGTTCAGGCGCATTCTGGGACCATAGGTGTTGAATATTCTGACGATTCGGGTTTCCAGTCCGTGAAAATTATGATAGGCCATGGTGAGTGCCTCCATGAACCGCTTCGCTTCGTCGTAACAGCCGCGTGGTCCAACAGGGTTTACATTTCCCCAGTAATCTTCCGTTTGCGGATGAACCTGCGGATCTCCGTAAACTTCGGAGGTAG harbors:
- a CDS encoding SDR family oxidoreductase, encoding MQEKDRVLITGAAGFLGSHLCDRFIHEGYHVLGMDNLITGDLRNIEHLMKLPDFEFHHHDVSKFVHVPGALKYILHFASPASPIDYLKIPIQTLKVSSLGTHNLLGLAKAKSARILVASTSEVYGDPQVHPQTEDYWGNVNPVGPRGCYDEAKRFMEALTMAYHNFHGLETRIVRIFNTYGPRMRLNDGRVLPAFIGQALRGEDLTMFGDGSQTRSFCYVDDLVEGIYRLLLSDYSGPVNIGNPDEISIRDFGEEIIRLTGTTQKLVSRPLPTDDPRQRQPDITLAKKLLGWEPKIKRAEGLKITYTYFKSLSREDLEKVEHKDFSGFKK